The proteins below are encoded in one region of Saccopteryx leptura isolate mSacLep1 chromosome 1, mSacLep1_pri_phased_curated, whole genome shotgun sequence:
- the LOC136387882 gene encoding double homeobox protein 4-like protein 4, giving the protein MCAVSSRGRTGGSLNSWAARLGSAQRAWIPQGPGERLKYNAAAAGERGRAAGGTRDSRTAEPGAARETAPPIATSTRSHRRQVRQSPRTHNREPQAGSGLLLAATGVRRPPALGAGDTGQRESGKGGARCQELVRARGRVVPGPAGLPPTGARGALPTGPPRCGPRPPTLALRSASRSAPAPPTSPHAESAMNGRSSAPRLPQFPAPLPCSLAGAGEEAPRRLVGGRSLRASSGPDEGSPRPLTKAGPRPDTGGAQEERARLRVAGVNVPDVGRVGVAWGGLRLPVADWLDGTVAPPLRGPAQVGVASTEPWLGSRVLVSRQHPPPPGLSPNPPTARARTGGSHLLAAGREPAVSPAELARNRFLQDSEGRGFYARPMDLALPAVLREAEMGSV; this is encoded by the exons ATGTGTGCCGTCAGCTCCCGGGGAAGGACTGGCGGCTCCCTGAATTCTTGGGCTGCGCGTTTGGGGAGCGCTCAAAGGGCCTGGATTCCTCAAGGGCCGGGAGag CGTCTCAAATACAACGCCGCGGCCGCGGGGGAGCGGGGCCGGGCTGCCGGCGGCACTCGGGACTCGCGGACCGCCGAGCCGGGAGCTGCGCGCGAGACCGCGCCCCCGATCGCGACCTCGACCCGCTCCCACCGGCGGCAGGTGCGGCAGAGCCCCCGGACCCACAACCGGGAGCCCCAGGCTGGGTCGGGGCTGCTTCTTGCGGCCACAGGTGTCCGCCGTCCGCCCGCGCTAGGCGCGGGGGACACCGGGCAGCGGGAGTCCGGGAAGGGCGGCGCGCGGTGCCAAGAGCTCGTCCGTGCCCGCGGGCGCGTCGTCCCGGGTCCCGCCGGGCTCCCCCCCACGGGCGCCCGCGGGGCTCTCCCGACCGGCCCCCCGCGCTGCGGGCCTCGCCCCCCCACCCTCGCCCTGCGCTCCGCGTCCCGGAGCGCGCCCGCTCCCCCCACCTCACCGCACGCCGAGTCTGCCATGAATGGGCGCAGCTCCGCCCCgcgcctgcctcagtttcccgcTCCCTTACCTTGCTCGCTGGCTGGAGCGGGCGAGGAGGCTCCGCGGCGGCTCGTGGGCGGCCGCTCGCTCCGGGCGAGCTCGGGGCCCGACGAAGGCAGCCCGCGCCCGC TCACTAAGGCCGGCCCGCGGCCGGACACTGGCGGAGCACAGGAGGAGCGGGCCCGGCTGCGCGTCGCCGGCGTCAACGTGCCCGACGTCGGGCGCGTCGGCGTAGC GTGGGGCGGTCTGCGCCTCCCGGTCGCCGATTGGCTGGACGGTACCGTAGCCCCGCCCCTACGGGGCCCCGCCCAGGTGGGAGTCGCCTCCACTGAGCCGTGGCTGGGTTCTCGGGTGCTGGTGTCCCGACAGCATCCTCCACCTCCGGGGCTGTCCCCAAATCCTCCGACAGC GAGGGCGCGCACGGGCGGAAGTCACCTGCTGGCAGCAGGTCGGGAGCCCGCGGTGTCGCCTGCGGAGCTGGCTCGGAACCGATTCTTACAGGACTCGGAAGGACGCGGTTTCTACGCCAGACCCATGGACCTCGCTTTACCTGCTGTGTTGCGGGAGGCAGAGATGGGCAGCGTTTGA